In a genomic window of Betaproteobacteria bacterium:
- a CDS encoding ester cyclase: MQVAERYFDAWNRRDAEAIVASFASGGTYSDPSAGENLQGDAIAAYARGLWAAFPDLSFATASAADDGAGLISAQWIMRGTNTGSMLGLPPTGRSVTLAGADFIQVEGDRIRSVRGYFDSRVVPDQLGLQVVVQPCSIGPFAWGTSTTVQSSKKTKPGAFSITTVEARSDDEVQEIRELSRQTVVEMLPMEGFIGWVGMIVGHRMLTVTAWESPENPRQLLRGGTHKEAMTRVFRPKGLGQALMTSVWIPERIGALWVRCEACGHMADSAKADRTCDCGAALPEPMAYW, from the coding sequence ATGCAAGTTGCAGAACGCTACTTCGACGCCTGGAACCGGCGCGACGCAGAGGCGATCGTCGCGAGTTTCGCCAGCGGCGGGACGTACAGTGACCCGTCGGCGGGTGAGAATCTTCAGGGTGACGCCATTGCCGCCTACGCAAGGGGGTTGTGGGCTGCGTTTCCGGATCTGTCGTTTGCGACCGCGAGCGCTGCCGACGACGGTGCCGGGCTCATTTCGGCGCAGTGGATCATGCGCGGGACGAACACTGGCTCGATGCTCGGCTTGCCGCCTACCGGACGCAGCGTGACGCTCGCCGGCGCCGACTTCATCCAGGTCGAGGGAGATCGCATTCGCTCGGTGCGGGGTTACTTCGACTCGCGGGTGGTGCCCGATCAACTCGGCCTGCAGGTAGTCGTGCAGCCCTGCTCGATTGGTCCCTTTGCATGGGGAACCAGTACCACGGTCCAGTCGAGCAAGAAGACCAAGCCTGGGGCATTCAGCATTACTACCGTCGAAGCGCGCTCCGACGACGAGGTGCAGGAGATCCGAGAGCTCTCGCGCCAGACTGTCGTGGAGATGCTGCCGATGGAGGGATTCATCGGCTGGGTGGGCATGATCGTCGGCCATCGCATGCTCACGGTGACGGCGTGGGAGAGTCCGGAAAATCCCCGGCAACTCTTGCGCGGCGGCACCCACAAGGAAGCCATGACTCGAGTCTTTCGGCCGAAGGGGCTCGGCCAGGCGCTCATGACCAGCGTCTGGATTCCCGAACGGATTGGCGCACTCTGGGTTCGCTGCGAGGCGTGCGGGCACATGGCCGACTCTGCGAAGGCGGATCGAACGTGCGACTGCGGCGCGGCACTGCCCGAGCCGATGGCATATTGGTAG
- a CDS encoding response regulator transcription factor: MVVEDDPAFLTRFCSIVASDPELRLFAAVGDLASARQALSKAAPDVLLTDLGLPDGSGVDLIRETARRYPATDIMVITVFNDEDHVLASIEAGATGYILKDSMPEEFVGLIRQLRAGGSPISPVIARQLLKRFKPGVPVPPAGPTAEAALSGRESEVLSLIAKGFSFGEIARLLGVSPHTVTTHVKNIYQKLAVHSRGEAVYEASRMGLV; the protein is encoded by the coding sequence ATGGTGGTCGAGGACGATCCGGCGTTTCTGACCCGGTTCTGCTCGATCGTTGCCTCCGACCCGGAATTGAGGCTGTTCGCCGCGGTCGGGGACCTTGCCTCCGCGCGGCAGGCGCTGAGCAAGGCCGCGCCGGATGTGCTGCTCACCGACCTCGGTCTGCCTGACGGAAGCGGCGTCGACCTCATCCGGGAGACGGCCCGCCGCTACCCCGCCACCGACATCATGGTGATCACCGTGTTCAACGATGAGGACCATGTGCTCGCCAGCATCGAAGCCGGCGCCACCGGCTACATTTTGAAGGACAGCATGCCCGAAGAATTCGTCGGGCTCATTCGGCAGTTGCGCGCCGGGGGTTCCCCCATCAGTCCGGTGATCGCGCGGCAACTGCTGAAGCGGTTCAAGCCGGGAGTACCTGTGCCGCCGGCCGGGCCAACCGCGGAAGCGGCTCTCTCGGGCCGGGAATCGGAAGTCCTCTCCCTGATCGCCAAGGGCTTCAGCTTCGGCGAGATCGCTCGGCTCTTGGGAGTCTCGCCGCACACCGTCACCACCCACGTCAAGAACATCTACCAGAAGCTTGCCGTGCATTCGCGAGGGGAGGCTGTTTATGAAGCCAGCAGGATGGGCCTCGTTTAG